In Lolium rigidum isolate FL_2022 chromosome 7, APGP_CSIRO_Lrig_0.1, whole genome shotgun sequence, the DNA window gtttcgaactcgtaatttttcatattttccaaaaacaacaaaaataatgttcggaaagtaaatcgcgaacttttcattaccgatcttgttacctattcaaagtcgagttcggcggactcgtcaatttgtcccttgatgaaagcttccggtgtttccactcgaataatatcaacatcaacattataagaatcacccgagatataatgcttgagtctttgtccattcaccacttgcgtagcattgccttggagagagctaattttaattgctcctgaacgatacacctcctcaacaacatatggtccttcccatttcgagagtaatttccccgcaaagaatccgagacgagaccgatacaataggactttatccccaatattaaactctcttttgatgatccttctatcatgccattttttaactttttctttaaagagtttagcattttcataagcctcacttctccattcatctagagaacttaattgtagcaacctcttatcaccggcaagtttaggatctttatttaattctctaacagcccgataagctttgtgttctaattctaaaggtaaatgacaagcttttccataaaccattttataaggtgacattcccatggggtttttataagcagttctataagcccatagtgcgtctttcaatttactagcccaattctttctagatttattaacgagtctttcccaaaatagatttaatttctctatttgatagttctacttggccactactttgagggtgataagcggaagcaattctatgattaataccatacttagcaagagtttttctaaaacctccatgaataaaatgagaacctccatcagtcataatatatctaggtactccaaatctaggaaaaataatatctaaaagcatttttaaagaggtctcaccatcgagcactttttgtaggtatggcttccacccatttagtaacataatcaacaacaacaagtatatgagtgttaccttttgaagagggaaaaggtcccatgaagtcaaatccccaacaatcaaacggttcaataacaagagtataattcataggcatttcattgcgtccggagatattaccaaccctttgacattcatcacaagataaaataaacttccttgcatctttgaagagagttggccaataaaaacctgattgtagaaccttttgcgcggttctatctccggcgtgatgtcctccataagcactgccatgacatttactcaatatctcttgttgttcatattcgggaacacaccttcgcataataccatccactccttctttatataagtgtgggtcatcccagaaataatgcctcaagtcataaaagaatttcctcctctgctgagctgaaaaggttggaggcaagtacttggaaacaataaagttagcataatcagcataccaaggactgtctcgcgagctcacctttattacatccaattgttcatttggaaaactatcattaacaggaacagggtcataagcaatattttccaatctagacaaattatcaacaacaggattatcagcacctttcctatctacaatatgtaaatcaaattcttgcaaaagaagtacccatctaataagcctcggcttagcatctttctttgtcataaggtatctaattgcagcatgatcgagtatgaattgtaacttttgaatcaacaatataagatctaaatttatcacaagcaaagactacgagctaacaattctttttcagtagtagcataatttctttgagcagcgtcaagagtcttgctagcataatgaataacatttaattttttatctactcgctgtccaagaacagcgcctacagcaaaatcactagcatcacacataatttcaaatggtaaattccaatcagggggttcaactataggagcagttgttaaggctttctttagagtttcaaaagcttccttacaatcatcatcaaaaacaaaaggtacatctttttgaagaagattagtaagaggctttgaaatcttggagaaatctttaataaatctcctataaaacccagaatgaccaagaacactacgaatacctttaacatcccttggatagggcatcttctcaatagcttcaactttagctctatcaacttcgatacctctctcggaaattttatgtcccaatacaattccttcattaaccataaagtggcatttctcccaattaagaacaaggttagtttcttcacatctctgcaaaactttatcaaggtttcgcaagcaactatcaaatgaattcccatagacaagaaaaatcatccatgaatacttccacaatactctcacaaaagccatgaaaaatagcagacatgcatctttgaaaagtagcaggagcattacataaaccaaaaggcatacgcctataagcataagttccatagggacaagtaaaagtggttttctcttgatctttagctttaacgacaatttgtgaaaacccagaataaccatcaagaaagcaaaaatgagtatttttagataacctttctagcatttgatcaataaatggtaaagggtaatgatctttcttagtaactttattaacttttcgataatcaatgcacattctataccctacaactactctttgaggtatgagctcatcattatcattaggcacaacagtcattcctcctttcttaggaacgcaatgcacaggactaacccatctactatcagcaataggatatataataccagcttcaagaagtcgtaatacctcatttcttaccacatccttcatcttgggaattagacgacgccgaggttcaacaacgaggcttcgcatcatcttccatattaatggcgtgttggcaaatagagggagaaatccccttcaagtcatcaagagtatagccaatagcacctcggtgtttcttcaatatttgcaataatctttcttcttcaaactctgtaagcttagaactaataataacaggatatattttcttatcatcaatatgagcatatttaagattatcaggcaaaggttttaaatcaaaaacaggatcttcctttggtggcggtgttgtacccaagtcttccaccggtaaatcatgtttgagaataggttggcgaagaaaaatctcctcaagctcctctctttctttcctaaaaacttcactctcgctatcctccaaatgttgcttgcaaaggattattaggaacaagaacaatagatgcacactttgctccattttaaaatcattactaggcaaatcagctttataaggagttttagtaaatttagagaagttaaactcataagattcaccagcaaatttagtcaaaattttctctttcttgcaatctataatagctccacaagtatttagaaaaggtctaccaaaaatgataggacaataatcactagcagcagaaccaagtaccaaaaagtcagcaggatatttaatcttaccacatagaacttccacatctcgaacaataccaattggtgaaatagtttctctattagccagctgaataaccacatcaatttcttcaagttcacaagaatcaatttcgtgcataatctccgtgtaaagctcataaggtatagcactaacacttgcaccaatatcacataaaccataatagcaatgatcaccaattttaacagatagcataggaacactagcttgtttgggtttattaggatgtgaaacaatattagaagcatcttcacagaaaataatatgaccatcctccacattttcagtcacaagatctttaactattgcaacaacgaggttcaacttttatttgttcttcgggttctctaggtttcttttcacttttatgaaccgcactatttataacgagtactctttcattttagcgaggaaaaggagttttttcaatataagcttcgggaataacgcgatcagcagtttcaactacaacacacttattaatagatgaatcaattttatctttatacggttcatgatacttatcaaaattcttcttaggcaattcataatgagaggcaaaagctttataaaggtttgcagcaacttgagaatcaagaccatatgtagcactaatattacgaaatgtatcagtatccataaaagcttcaatgcatttataatcataaattatacctgattctctatctttgtcgttctcccatccttcagtattttcttggatctgatcaagaaggtcccttttaaactcttctttattgtgtgtaaatgatccagaacaagaagtatccagcaaggtcttgtcttgaaaagaaagtcttgcatagaaattatcaataataatattaccaggaagctcatgaatggggcatttgagcattaaagacttcaatctcccccaagcttgggcaatactctctccatcatgaggccagaaattatatatgcggttccgatctttgtgaatttcacttggaggataaaatttggaatagaataaaggcacaatgtcctcccgatcaagagaatcaccattcttcagacaatttataccaatgcgccgctttaccggacagcgatatagagaatagtttcttcctaacttcattcatagcaatacctgcacatttgaataacccgcataattcatgcaaaaacagtaaatgatcaccaggatggacgagttccatccccttcatagcggttatccataacatgttcaataattttcgtaggtattttatatggtattacttcctcacctggcgcctcatccactaccgttgcagtagtagtagatttccaaaatagaaattgaagagaatatctctccataatgacttatagcagcaggcagaaataaaatcagcacaaacagtaaaagttttccttaccaattccacttaccaatagcgcttcactccccggcaacggcgccagaaaatagtcttgatgacccacaagtatagggggtgtatcgtagtatcttcgataagtaagaatgtcgatcccaacgaggagcagaaggtgttgacaagcggtttcgatgaaggtttcactgtaaatgctcacagacaagtattcggggggttttgatgtaacggatgaaataagtacgagtaagtaaaatgcgagagaaataattgcagcgagtggcccaatcctttttagcacaaaggacaagccggtttgtttacttataatgaccaaacgttctcgaggacacacgggattttagtctagtgctttcgctacatatagctgattaatcttcattgttttgataagtgttgtgtgggtgaacctgtgctaatgtaccgcccttcctaggactaatacatacttgtgattataccccttgcaagcatccgcaactacaagaaagtaattaagataaatctaaccacatccttaaactttgagatcctgcgatccctcccgcatcgatataccaacgggggtttaggtttacgtcactccggcaaccccgcaattagcaaacgagtacaagatgcattcccctaggcccataaatggtgaagtgtcgtgtagtcgacgttcacacgacaccactagaagaataacaccacaacttaaatatcataacattgaatattactcaaccatagttcactactaacatttagacttcacccatgtcctcaagaactaaacgaactactcacgagacatcatatggaacatgatcagaggtgatatgatgatgaataacaatctgaacatgaacttggttcaatggtttcactcaatagcatcaacaacaagtatgaatagataccgggagagtttcccctatcaaacaatcaagatcaaacccaaattgctacggcggtgacgaggtgctgcggaggagatggcggtgatgatggtggagatgatgatgatggtgatggagatgatgtccagctcgatggcggtgacgatggcgtcgatttccccctccgggagggaatttccccggcggattcctgcccgccggagagctcttttctctccggtgttctccgccccgcgaggcggctgtaacccttcgtgaggattcctctccggcttaggtcttcgggacgaagggtttcgcgaagaaaaggaggcgaaaggggtcgtgggcccccagaccacatggcggcgcggccagggcatgggccgcgccgccctagggtgtgggcccaccctgggtcctcctggccccttcttctggcttccttcgtcatctggaaaaataggatttttggtaaaactcccttccacagttgatcttccgaaatattgcattctgacggtgctttttccagcagaatcctggctccggtgcttgatctccaaataatcatgaaacatgcaaaatagatgaaataacataagtattgtgttccaatatgaaatatatcaatgaataacagcaaattatgatataaaatagtgatgcaatttggacgtatcacgcgcGCAGTGGCAGCGCGACCGCGCGGCGTTGGCGGCATGGAGGGCCaccatcggcagcaccagcggcggaggaagcggaggcggcgaggaggaagacgcggcggcggaagaggaggcggcctaccgccgtgcggtggccgaatccgaggcggaggccgccgagaaagctcgggcggaggcagacgagcaggcggcggccatcgccgccgtccaggagttcgaggcgcggcaggcgcgggaggcgcaggaggaggcggcgaggatcgccttcatcccctacgtcatcctTGACGACTAGACGTAGGTTGATGCTTAGTTAgatgtagtatgatccgtagtatgatcaatatgtatgtatgatccctagtatgatcaatgaagatgaacttcccgggatttttatttttgaaaatacggggcgaaatacggggtctgctagacggaatggctcgaaatggagcagtttttcgatacggggcgaaataagagacttatacggggcagcgaaatacgggacctgttagacatgctcttagctgCTAACTTTGTGAAAACGAGAGTAAACTACATTATAGTGCCATTTATGATGTAGACAAGTAGCCAATGTGGTAGAATAAGGTCAGCTCATCACTTTTTTTTTCAGGATGTTATAAGGAGTGCGACTGACAGTAAAGTTGTGCAGGCTGGGAGTATTATTTGACTGAGTGATGATCATCCACCATATTTTCCTTCTCGTCACACCCTATTTTGTATATTTGACAAATGAACTCAATTTGAGTGGTTTTTTACATGCCAAATTCATTGTACATAGATAGCTCCATATAACCATGGGATCATGGTTTTATTTTTCCAAACTCATATGGAAACATAAATATTTATACTCCTACAAATCTTCTGTTCCCCAAAACAAAAGAAGTAAAGTTATAGATTTTGTTCGTACGCTTTCTCCATAGATCTGCATTCCACTTAGCTAAATGAAGTTATGGTTCACATGGGAGTATACTGCATTCGTGATTAGGCAAAAGAAGTAGGATTGGTATTTGGTAGATCGGCGGCTCTAGCTCAACCAACTTGTGTCCCTGCCAGGCGATTTAGAGGAAAATAATCTGGTGCAGGCGATACCTTGCTTACATATACACCATACTTGTCCTTCGAAGCCCATCTTGCAATAGGCGGTGTAGTTGGGTGCCATCGTAGTCCGTCAGTAGTATGAActtacaaaatttagaaaatttggcTTGGTACAGCAGGCAGCCATATGCTTGAGAGAGATTAATTCTCTTCAAAACAGATAAAcagtgtgattttttttttaagaaaGCGGTAGATGCAACCTTCACAAtgatttttatttgaataaataaaGACAGAGGTTCACATCGTGATGACTTAAACCTAGACTAGATGGCATGGTTAGCTAGTAATATGAACTGGAGTAGGTaacggaaaaccaaaactgatcatgggtgcatatgcacctggtatgtataaaacatatttcaaaaagtaaaaaaatttaggaaaaaaatttagcatgtacagggacatgttctatgtgtacacataaagtttcacgtaaaaccaacaatttttgtaccatgtgtaaaaagacaaataatgcctcgagaaatagactattttaacaccaaaaatttgtctttttagtacagggcacaaaacatatcggtttttgctgaaacaactttgtgaacatgtaacacgtcaaggtatacacgaggcatttttgtttttatttttttaacatttggaaatatgtttaatatgcatttcaaataaagggtgcagaaacaccctgtccggtAGGTAATTGTTACTTTTATGCCACGTGGTTTTGAACAACGTACCCAAAATATATACATCTTTGGCTAGTCTAGAGCAGAAAGTCCATACAGACCAACTCACAAATTTGTGAACCATATATCGCAACAAGAAAAAACTATTCACAAAAAAAGGGGTTAATGAAAATGTACACATTGTGCCTGATCTAAGAATTACCCAAGAAGGAAAATGGTATGATACCTTCTAGCTAGTCGAGTGCTAATTCAGTGTCGGACTGCAGTATCTTAAATATGAGAAACCCAACTGCCGGCTTCCTAAGGTTGTGTACCCGTCGATTTCCGAGGGAGGCAAAAAGAACAGTAGTTGAGGAAACAGTGCCAAGAAAGAATCAAGTGGTTGCACCAATAGATAGGTACAAATATCAATCGTTAGGTCCCCTTCCAAACACAAATGGATGAGCTGACcttaaataaaaaaaatctgatACGGAATAGTGAATGTTTGCTACAAAATTATTATGAAGTACTTTTATTCTTATTAACTGACACTAGAAGGCATCGAACTGCAAACAAATGAGTTTTATATCTTCAAACCAATCGACGAAAATAGCCAAGAGGCACACAATTTATTTACCTAGAGTACAAGATTTTTTAATACACTAGTAACATAGTAAACAAGATTCTTGCGAGTTGGTGATATGCTCATGGCACCAGAAATGCGCTTCAATGGACCGTTGGTAAGTGGTTTAGATTCAACTTAACCCTCTTTCTGCCATGGGGCACCACTGTTAAGAAAATTGCCCACGGTTGCAGTGCACGTCGATGATAGCATGTGGAATTTTCCAGCATGTAGGCGAGCGAACATAGATTACTTTTTTGGGCGCGGTGGGAAAACATGTTGCTTGATGACACAGTGGTGGTAATGCACGTCGATGAGAATAGACGCAAATCACATCATAATAACATGCATATAAACATGCGGGCTTACATGGAGGAGGTGCGTGTTACATTACTGCCAAATAGAAACTGAGAACGTGAAGGTGGCTTATGTCATAGTCCTCACATCTGTCAAAATAGGTGTTGCATTTTCATGTGCTGGGTAGTGTAAGCGTGTTGGGTGGGTGGTTAGGCATATCGTTTGATGACATGATCAATTTGGAATTCACATAGACAAACCCTAGGGAAGAATCGTCATTACCGGAAAAAGACGGTGGTACGCGGTTGCATTGGACATTGATTGCATAACGTCATGTAAGCAGTTTGTGGGAGAAGAATCACACTAACCGGGAACGATACACGATTGTATCACACGTTTATAACCGGGCACAACATCGCTTGCCATGTTAAATAGGTGTTGACTCGTACGAAGATAGTTGAGTGATACAGACAAGAGCATCGCCTAGGCATGATCAACCCCCCCTCCGGGGGGGGGGGCAGCTAGGTGGATGGTTCAGTGTTGCACGTCCATAAGAAAGACATCATCGTCTGGTCATGCCGATGGCATATTCATGCTGGTTAAGCGTTGATGATCGTATCTCACTAGGTGACACGGTTGGCTCATTGCCCTTTCTCTGGTGAAACAAGCTTATGACTAACACCTTTCTCCGCGGAGCCCTAAAtctattacaatgatcttgttatctactatctccatttcaaggaataaggcgttctctttttacgtgctttttgtttgaccaaaaaatattttaaatatataaagattgtttgtatgaaattagcatcattagaaagtgcttttcagtaCAAATCTAACggtgctaattacatataataaaattaaaattttattgctcaacttttatggtcaaagttcgtcttgaaatacgcgtgcgccttattccttaaaacggaggtagtatagtgCAAAGGAAGTCCTCTAAAACACGAGATGTCCACCTTTCTAAGGTTGGTTCTTGAATAGTGACCGTCACCTTGAAGTCCAAGCTAAGCTGCTCGAAGAAGTACACGCTATCTTCTATTTGGCACACCATTGGAATTGGAGGAAATATTAAAATAGGGAAGTGATGTTGTTAAGGCTTGTTGATGAGAGCAGCAATAAGAATATAAAAATTACTAGACATAGAGAAAATAGATCATGCATTACGATCGTCTCATTAGCCTAATCATTTTAACCATTAGTGTACCCTTGCATCAACCTTGTGGCATTCTTGGTAGTCCATACCTTGTTTGCGGACCATAGTAGTTTGATCGAGGCACAGTTATGCACGCTACCCAACACTGTTCATGCATTACTTGGTAAATTATGCTTCTTTGGATATCGACGTGCTCTCTATTTATATTTTCAACCATTACACTATTCGTATCGCAAGCAAAAATTTATGAGAATTTACAATGTTTTGAAATTCACCTTTGCAAACTTAATTGCATTACGGTTCATCTCACTAACCTCATCAGCAATTCTGCTCCTCGGATATATATATGGGAGCTAAAATATGGTATTGCACCAAAATTACAATCTAGCCTCTGGACATCAAACATATACACACCCAAGGGCAAGTGTGTCATTATCCCGCGCCCACGGAGTGAGACTCTCCCTCCACAAACGGCAGCAAATACCGTGAGCCACctgttgggcccacctgtcaacgTCGTCCTCAACCTCCGTAAACGCCTCGACCCACTATGCCACGTACCATACGTCCACCACGTCATGCACCTCTTCTCTAGCTCGTCTATAAAACCTCGAGAGAAAGCTAACAAATCAGTCCCGCATTTTCCTCCTCCTAGCGTGCGAAAGAAAAAGAAACTGCTCCGCTCGCCGGAAATGGCCTCCTCCGGTGAACCGCCGCTGCGCCGACAGTAGCACGACGCTACAGCCTTCCACTCGTTCTGTCGACACGTGGTATTCGCGCCCCATTCTTGTACTGACAAGTGAGGTAGTTGGGTGAGGTGGGTGGCAGGGGTGCGTCGCTGCCGGCGTTGCGACCGATGCCGTTGCCGTTCCAGCTGAGGAACCACCACGGTCACGCCGTGATGGAGCAcaggccgccgcagccgccggccGCGAGGGTGTCGGTGTTCCGGAGGCTGCTGGTGCGGGTGTCCTCGGCGGAGCGGGTGCAGGCCGTGGACGGCAAGGACGAGAAGCCGCTGGAGACAGAGGTGGGATCGTTGGGGCTGGACCGCATGGTTCTAAGCTTCATGGAGGACGCGGCCGCCGTGGAGTCGCGACCCCAGCGCGGGCGCTGCAACTGCTTCCACGGGAGCGGCCaccacgacagcagcgacgacgaggcgtTCGACTTCCTCCCAGCCGGCCattccgcctcctcctcggcctcgaaggccgccgccggagacgcctTGGAGGCTCTGAAGGTACTATCCGTGATTCTCTTTTTAATTGCTCGTCGGATTGATTGAAAACTAAGGACTCCTTTTATTTTCGTCACAGGTTTTGGTGCAGAGCGCGAGCGTGGCGGAGCGGAACCTCCTCGCCGACGCGTCAAGGATCGCCGAGAGGTGCCGCAAGGGCCAGGGCGGCGCCAAGAAGAAAGCCGACGTTCGTCGCGCCGTCGCCGACGGCCTGAGAGCCCTCGGCCACGACGCCGGCGTCTGCAAGTCGCGTTGGGACAAGACCCCCTCCTTCCCCGCAGGTAAACCAGGCACCATCGCCTAACGCAGTCGGACTCACTGGCACACTCCGCTTAAGAAAGCATCGTCGCTGACGCTCCACCGGCCGTATGCAGGGGAGCACGAGTACATCGACGCGGTGCTGGGGgagacgtcgacggcgaggctgaTCGTGGAGGTGGACTTTCGGTCGGAGTTCGAGGTGGCGCGGTCGACCAAGGCGTACCGTGCGGTGCTGCAAGCGCTGCCGTCGCTCTTCGTCGGGACACCGGACCGCCTCGGGCAGATCGTGGCCGTAgtcgccgaggccgcgcggcagAGCCTCAAGAAGAAGGGCCTCCACTTCCCGCCCTGGCGCAAGCCCGAGTACATGCGCGCCAAGTGGCTCTCCCCGCACGTCCGCTGCTCAGACGACATCAAGCCGCCGTCCCCGACGCTGGTGTCCGCCGCGAGCTTCACCGGCGAGTTCGAGCTGCGGTTTGACCGGAAGACGAAGGGGCTCGAATCTGCCCCCGCCTGCGACGACGACGGTAGCATCGTGGAGCAGAAGATCACGGTGGTGGTGTCGCCGTCGCCGTGGCGCCCGGTGGGGCCGgaggcgaggaagaagaggcccATCGCCGGGCTCGCCTCCGTGCTCTGAGCTAAGCGGCAGTTGAATAGCAACCGATTACCGATAGTTCATAGTACTCCAACTCCGATCCGTTACTAGCTTAGCACAAGACAagagctctctctctccctctccaatTTTCTCTGTTTTCCTCTTGGTTTCTTGATCCGTCCGAGGTCTAGCTCTTGGCGTTTTCGCAGTTTGTCCGGTTTTCTGGACAAGAGAAAAACGCCTATTTTCCCTTTTCATTAGCAACTTTTCTGGTTTCCACAATTGGGGAGAGCTAGGAATAGTCCAGCAGTTTTTTG includes these proteins:
- the LOC124672440 gene encoding uncharacterized protein LOC124672440; translated protein: MPLPFQLRNHHGHAVMEHRPPQPPAARVSVFRRLLVRVSSAERVQAVDGKDEKPLETEVGSLGLDRMVLSFMEDAAAVESRPQRGRCNCFHGSGHHDSSDDEAFDFLPAGHSASSSASKAAAGDALEALKVLVQSASVAERNLLADASRIAERCRKGQGGAKKKADVRRAVADGLRALGHDAGVCKSRWDKTPSFPAGEHEYIDAVLGETSTARLIVEVDFRSEFEVARSTKAYRAVLQALPSLFVGTPDRLGQIVAVVAEAARQSLKKKGLHFPPWRKPEYMRAKWLSPHVRCSDDIKPPSPTLVSAASFTGEFELRFDRKTKGLESAPACDDDGSIVEQKITVVVSPSPWRPVGPEARKKRPIAGLASVL